Proteins found in one Melospiza georgiana isolate bMelGeo1 chromosome 1, bMelGeo1.pri, whole genome shotgun sequence genomic segment:
- the EXOSC4 gene encoding exosome complex component RRP41, with protein MAGLELVSDAGFRADGRRPDELRKVRARLGVLARADGSAYLEQGNTKVLAAVYGPHEVRGSRAKAPPDRALLSVRCSSAPFAGGGERRRRPAQGGTDRRSGERALLLRGVLEGAVLGQLYPRSQIDVHVQVLQADGGELGASVSAAGLALLDAGVALRGAVVAGSAGLAEPPAGPPVALSDLSAAEEAAGGPRLAVATVAGSGQLALCQLSARLHQERLRPVLDAAQAACRGLHAVLDGVVRARLRQDTAMEH; from the exons ATGGCGGGGCTGGAGCTGGTGTCGGACGCGGGGTTCCGGGCGGACGGGCGGCGGCCTGACGAGCTGCGCAAGGTGCGGGCCCGGCTCGGGGTGCTGGCCCGGGCCGACGGCTCGGCCTATCTGGAGCAGGGCAACACCAAAGTGCTGGCGGCCGTGTACGGCCCGCACGAG GTTCGGGGGTCCCGGGCCAAGGCCCCCCCGGACCGGGCGCTGCTCAGCGTCCGCTGCAGCTCGGCCCCGTTCGCGGGCGGCGGCGAGCGGCGCCGGCGGCCGGCGCAGGGCGGCACGGACCGGAGATCGGGGGAGCGagcgctgctgctgcggggCGTGCTGGAGGGAGCCGTGCTCGGCCAGCTCTACCCGCGCTCGCAGATCGACGTGCACGTACAG gTTCTCCAGGCCGATGGTGGCGAGCTGGGTGCCAGTGTCAGCGCGGCAGGGCTGGCGCTCCTGGACGCCGGCGTGGCGCTGCGCGGGGCCGTGGTGGCCGGGTCGGCCGGGCTGGCCGAGCCCCCGGCCGGGCCCCCGGTGGCCCTGAGCGACCTGAGCGCGGCCGAGGAGGCGGCCGGGggccccaggctggccgtggCCACGGTGGCGGGCAGCGGGCAGCTggccctgtgccagctcagcGCCCGCCTGCACCAGGAGCGGCTGCGGCCCGTGCTGGACGCTGCCCAGGCCGCCTGCCGGGGGCTGCACGCCGTGCTGGACGGCGTGGTGAGGGCCAGGCTGCGCCAGGACACCGCCATGGAGCACTGA